The Anaerobacillus sp. CMMVII region CCATTGTTAAAGGTGAAAACGTTCCAGAGCCTGGTGTTCCTGAATCGTTTAAAGTATTAATTAAGGAACTTCAAAGTTTAGGTATGGATGTTAAGATGTTATCTAGCACTGAAGAAGAAATCGAGATGCGTGATCTTGACGATGATGAAGAACAAGCGAATGATAAGCTTAATTTAAATCTTGAAACTACTGAATCAAACGGATAATCGTAGAACCTGAAAGCCGAAAGGGAGGTTGACCCCTTGATAGATGTAAACAATTTTGAATACATGAAAATTGGTCTTGCTTCACCAAATAAGATCCGATCGTGGTCTCGTGGTGAGGTAAAGAAACCAGAAACGATTAACTATCGTACATTAAAACCAGAAAAAGATGGTCTTTTTTGTGAAAGAATTTTCGGTCCTACAAAAGACTGGGAATGTCATTGTGGTAAGTATAAGCGTGTTCGTTATAAAGGTGTTGTTTGTGACCGATGTGGTGTAGAAGTCACAAGAGCAAAGGTTCGTCGTGAGCGTATGGGGCATATTGAGTTAGCTGCCCCTGTCTCCCACATTTGGTACTTTAAAGGTATCCCTAGCCGAATGGGTCTAGTATTGGATATGTCTCCACGTTCGTTAGAAGAAGTTATTTATTTCGCTTCTTATGTTGTTACAGACGCAGGTGACACTCCACTTGATACAAAACAGCTTCTATCTGAAAAAGAATATCGTACGTATCGTGAAAAATACGGTAAAGGTTTTACAGCGCAAATGGGTGCAGAGGCAATCCGAAAACTTTTATCAGATATTGATTTAGAAAAAGAAGTTGATTTGTTAAAAGAAGAACTAGTAACTGCGCAAGGGCAACGCCGTACAAGAGCAATTAAACGTTTAGAGGTTTTAGAAGCGTTTAGAAACTCTGGGAATGAACCTTCATGGATGATTCTTGACGTACTTCCAGTTATTCCACCTGAACTACGTCCAATGGTTCAGTTAGATGGTGGGCGTTTTGCGACATCTGATCTAAACGATTTATATCGTCGTGTAATTAACCGTAACAATCGTCTTAAGCGTCTGTTAGACCTTGGGGCTCCAAATATTATTGTTCAAAACGAAAAGCGGATGCTTCAAGAAGCTGTTGATGCTTTAATTGATAACGGTCGCCGTGGTCGTCCTGTTACTGGTCCTGGTAACAGACCATTAAAATCGTTATCGCATATGCTTAAAGGGAAGCAAGGACGTTTCCGTCAGAACTTACTAGGAAAACGTGTTGACTACTCAGGTCGTTCGGTAATCGTAGTAGGACCACATTTACAAATGTACCAATGTGGATTACCAAAAGAAATGGCGCTAGAATTATTCAAGCCGTTTGTTATGAAAGAACTAGTAGCTCAAGGAATTGCTCATAACATTAAGAGTGCAAAGCGAAAAGTTGAAAGAGTTCAACCAGAAGTTTGGGATGTACTAGAAGAAGTAATTAGAGAGCATCCGGTTTTACTAAACCGTGCCCCTACGCTTCACCGTCTAGGAATTCAGGCGTTCGAACCAACACTTGTTGAAGGTCGAGCAATTAAGCTTCACCCACTCGTATGTACAGCATATAACGCTGACTTCGATGGTGACCAAATGGCTGTTCACGTTCCGCTTTCTGCAGAAGCACAAGCAGAAGCAAGAATTCTTATGCTTGCAGCTCAAAACATTCTAAACCCGAAAGATGGTAAGCCAGTTGTTACACCGTCTCAGGATATGGTATTAGGTAACTATTACTTAACGTTAGAGCGTAAAGATGCTGTTGGTGAAGGTTTTGTCTTTAAAGATACAAATGAAGCTATTATTGCCTACCAAAATGGTTATGTACATTTACACACTCGTGTAGCCATTCCTGTAGCATCTTTAAAGAAAACGACGTTTACTGAAGAGCAACAATCGCAACTTTTATTGACTTCAGTAGGTAAATTAATTTTTAACGAGATTTTACCTGAAACATTCCCATACATTAACGAGCCATCAATGACAAACTTACAGGTAGCAACTCCTGAGAGATACATTGTACCGATGAATTCAGATGTAAAAGAAATTTTCAGAGAACGTGATGTTGTAACTCCGTTTAAAAAAGGTTTCTTAGGAAATGTCATTGCTGAAGTATTTAAAATCTTTAAGATCTCTGAAACATCAAAAATGCTAGATCGAATGAAAGCATTAGGATTTAAATATTCTACAAAAGCTGGTATTACAGTAGGGGTAGCTGACATTGTTGTATTACCTGAAAAGAAAGAGATTTTAGCAGACGCAGAGTTAAAAGTAGATAGAGTTGTAAAACAATTCCGTCGAGGTTTAATTACTGAAGAAGAGAGATATGATCGTGTTATCTCAATTTGGAGTGCTGCGAAAGATATCATTCAAGAAAAGCTGATGGGTACTCTTGATAAGCTAAATCCGATCTTTATGATGAGTGACTCTGGTGCCCGTGGTAACGCATCGAACTTTACCCAGCTTGCTGGTATGCGTGGACTTATGGCAAACCCATCTGGTCGTATTATTGAGTTACCAATCAAATCAAGTTTCCGTGAAGGGTTAACTGTACTTGAGTACTTTATCTCTACGCATGGTGCTCGTAAAGGTCTTGCCGATACAGCCTTAAAAACGGCTGACTCAGGTTACTTAACTCGTCGTCTAGTAGATGTTGCCCAGGATGTTATCGTTCGTGATGATGATTGTGGTACAGATAGAGGTCTAGAGGTTGCAGCGATTAAAGATGGAACAGAAACAATTGAAGGTTTATATGATCGCTTAGTTGGTCGTTATATCTTTAAGACGCTATACCATCCGGAAACGAAAGAGATTATTATTAGGAAAAATGAGTTGATCTCTGAGGATACTGCTAAGGAAATTGAAGATGCAGGTATTACTCATGTAACCATTCGTTCGGCATTTACGTGTGATACTAGACACGGAGTATGTAAAAAATGTTATGGTCGCAACTTGGCTACAGGTTCAGGTGTTGAGGTTGGGGAAGCAGTTGGTATTATCGCTGCCCAGTCAATCGGAGAGCCTGGAACACAGCTTACGATGCGTACATTCCATACGGGTGGGGTAGCCGGAGACGATATCACTCAAGGTTTACCGCGTATCCAGGAGTTATTTGAAGCGCGTAATCCGAAAGGTCAAGCGGTTATCTCAGAGATCGATGGAAAAGTGATCGATGTTTCTGATGTCACTGATAAGCGTGAAGTAACTGTCCAAGGTGAAATTGAAACTAGAAACTATCCAATTCCTTATGGAGCTAGAATTAAAGTTGCTGTTGGTCAAGAAGTACTCGCTGGTGAAGAGTTAACTGAAGGTTCGATTGATCCTAAAGAATTACTTAAAGTTTCTGGTATTAATGGAGTCCAGGAATACCTGCTACGTGAAGTTCAAAAAGTTTACCGTATGCAAGGGGTAGAAATTGGCGATAAGCACGTTGAGGTAATGGTTCGACAAATGCTTAGAAAAGTAAGAGTCATTGATGCGGGTGATACAGAAGTATTACCAGGATCACTAATTGAAATCCAACACTTCAACGATGCAAATAAGAAAGTGTTAGTTACTGGTGGTCAACCTGCAACAGGTCGTCCAGTTCTACTAGGTATCACAAAAGCATCTCTTGAAACTGATTCATTCTTATCTGCAGCATCATTCCAAGAAACAACTCGTGTTCTTACAGATGCAGCAATTAAAGGTAAGCGTGATGAACTTCTAGGTCTGAAGGAAAATGTAATTATCGGTAAGCTTGTTCCAGCTGGTACTGGTATGCAAAGATACCGTAACATTGACCTTGCATTTGCAGGTCAAGAAGAAGCAGGAGATAGTGAAGTACAGGAAGTTGAAAAAGAAATTGTACTTCATGACTAAAAAATGTTGACACTAATGCATGTGGATGGTATTATATCTAAGTGCGTTAAAAGATACCTGATACTTTGGAGGATAAAACATGTCTTATGAAAAAGTAGCACAGGCTGAAGAAAAAGTTATTGGCACGAAACAAACATTGAAGGCTTTAGAGGATGGGATCGTTAAAGAGTTATATGTTGCTAGTGATGCTGATTATAAAGTAATTTATAAAGTAGTCGCATTAGCAGAAAAAAAAGACGTCCCTACCATAAAAGTTCAATCCATGAAAAAGCTTGGAAAAGCTTGTGGAATTGATGTTTCAGCAGCCACTGTAGCGATATTGAAGTAAACTACGTTTTTGCTAAAGTGTAAAAGCTTTGGCAAAAACGTTACTTTCGGAAATTGATGAACCACCTGGCTCAGTGGTCTTTAAAAATGTTTTAGGGAAGGAGGAAATCAAATGCCTACAATTAACCAATTGGTACGTAAAGGTCGTACAGATAAAGTTAAAAAGTCTGACTCTCCTGCGTTAAACAAAGGTTATAACAGCTTCAAGAAGTCACAAACTAACCAATCTTCACCGCAAAAGCGTGGTGTATGTACTCGTGTTGGTACAATGACTCCGAAAAAACCGAACTCAGCATTACGTAAGTATGCTCGTGTACGTTTAACTAACGGAATTGAGGTTACTGCATACATCCCAGGGATTGGTCACAACTTACAAGAGCACAGCGTAGTTCTTATTCGCGGTGGACGTGTAAAAGACTTACCAGGGGTACGTTACCACATCGTACGTGGAGCTCTAGATACAGCTGGAGTTCAAAACCGTATGCAAGGTCGTTCTAAGTATGGAACTAAGAGACCTAAAGCAGCTAAAAAATAATGTAAGAAAAATAAAATGTTTAATGATTGAAAGGAGGGGAAATAATGCCTCGTAAAGGACCTGTAGCTCGTAGAGATGTATTACCTGATCCGCTTTATAATTCAAAGTTAGTAACTCGTCTAATCAACCGTATCATGGTTGATGGTAAAAGAGGAGTAGCACAAACGATTTTATATAGAGCATTTGATCTAGTTCAAGAACGTACTGGAAATAACCCAATGGAAGTTTTTGAACAAGCTATTAAAAACATCATGCCTGTTCTTGAAGTTAAAGCTCGCCGTGTTGGTGGTGCTAACTATCAAGTGCCGATCGAAGTTAAACCTGAGCGTCGTACGACGTTAGGACTTCGTTGGTTAGTTAACTACTCTCGTCTTCGTGGAGAAAAAACGATGGAAGAGCGTTTAGCTAACGAAATCATGGATGCTGCAAACAACACTGGTGCAGCAGTTAAGAAGCGTGAAGACACGCACAAGATGGCTGAAGCGAACAAAGCATTCGCTCACTATCGTTGGTAGGATCAATCGAACTTATCATATTATTATAGCTAGAGAAGTCGGACGGACGTTTAGTTTTTTACTAAACGTCTATCGTCAGGCTTGTTAAGCTATATACAACTAAAATAATTCTCAACATTAGGAAGGAGAAAGAAACCTATGGCAAGAGAGTTCTCCTTAGAAAAGACACGTAATATCGGTATCATGGCTCACATCGATGCTGGTAAAACAACTTGTACTGAGCGTATTCTTTTCTATACAGGCCGTATCCACAAGATTGGTGAAACTCATGAAGGAGCTTCACAAATGGACTGGATGGAGCAAGAGCAAGAGCGTGGTATTACAATCACATCTGCTGCAACAACTGCTCAATGGAAAGGTCACCGCATCAATATCATCGATACACCTGGACACGTAGACTTCACTGTAGAGGTAGAACGTTCTTTACGTGTACTTGATGGAGCTGTAGCAGTTCTAGATGCACAATCCGGTGTAGAACCGCAAACAGAAACTGTTTGGCGTCAAGCGACTACATATGGTGTTCCACGTGTTGTATTCGTAAACAAAATGGACAAAATGGGTGCAGACTTCTTATATTCAGTAGGAACGTTACATGATCGTTTAGCTGCTAACGCTCATCCGATTCAGTTACCAATTGGTGCTGAGGATGATTTTAATGGTATTATCGACCTTGTAGAAAACGTTGCATACTTCTATGAAGATGATCTTGGTACACGTACTGATGCTAAAGAAATTCCTGAAGAGTATAAGGAATTAGCTGCAGAATGGCGTACAAAGTTAATCGAAGGCGCAGCTGAATTAGATGAAGAATTGATGATGAAATATTTAGAAGGAGAAGAAATCACGAAAGAAGAGCTTAAAGCGGCTATCCGTAAAGCTACAATCAATGTTGATTTCTATCCTGTAGTTTGTGGATCTGCATTTAAGAACAAAGGTGTTCAATTATTATTGGATGCAGTTCTTGAATATTTACCAGCTCCTACAGATGTACCATCAATCAAAGGTACTTTACCTGACAGTGAAGAAGAAGTAACTCGTGAATCAAGTGATGAAGCACCATTCTCAGCACTTGCATTTAAGGTTATGACTGACCCTTACGTTGGTAAACTTACATTCTTCCGTGTATACTCTGGTACAGTAAACTCTGGTTCTTACGTGCTTAACTCAACAAAAGGTAAGCGTGAAAGAATTGGACGTATCCTTCAAATGCATGCGAACTCTCGTGAGGAAATCTCAATGGTTTACTCTGGTGATATCGCAGCTGCAGTTGGTCTTAAGGATACAACAACTGGAGATACATTATGTGAAGAGAAAAACGCTGTAATCTTAGAATCAATGCAATTCCCAGAGCCAGTTATCTCATTATCTGTTGAGCCTAAGTCAAAGGCTGACCAAGATAAAATGGGTATGGCACTTTCGAAGCTTGCTGAAGAAGATCCAACGTTCAAAACTCACACTGATGAAGAAACAGGACAAACGATTATCGCTGGTATGGGTGAGCTTCACTTAGATATCATCGTAGATCGTATGCGTCGTGAATTCAAAGTTGAAGCTAATGTTGGTGCTCCACAGGTTGCTTACCGTGAAACAATCCGTAAATCGGCTAAAGTTGAAGGTAAGTTCGTTCGTCAGTCTGGTGGACGTGGACAATATGGTCACGTTTGGATTGAATTCTCACCACTAGAAGAAGGCGAAGGATTTGTTTTTGAAAACAAAATCGTTGGTGGGGTAGTACCACGTGAATACGTACCTGCTGTTGAAGCTGGTATTAAAGAATCAATGCAAAATGGTATGCTTGCAGGTTATCCTTTATTAGACCTTAAAGCTACTATCTTTGATGGTTCGTACCATGACGTTGACTCTAACGAAATGGCGTTCAAGATCGCTGGATCTATGGCACTTAAGAATGCGAGAGCACATTGTTCTCCAGCTATCCTTGAGCCAATGATGAGAGTTGAAGTTGTTATTCCTGAAGAGTACATGGGAGACATCATGGGAGATGTAACAAGTCGTCGTGGACGTGTAGAAGGTATGGAAGCACGCGGAAATGCGCAAGTAGTTCGTGCAATGGTTCCACTTTCTGAAATGTTCGGTTACGCAACATCTTTACGCTCTCGTACACAAGGACGCGGAACGTACTCTATGCACTTCGATCATTATGAAGAAGTTCCTAAGAGTATCTCTGAAGAAATTATTAAGAAGCAAACAGGACAATAATTTTTTAACATTATTGTATCTAAGAGGAAAATGTTGTAATCTAAGAAAGGTGGTATAAGTACTACCTTTCCTATAATTATAAATATATATTTGAATATTTAAGGGAGGCTTTTCAAAATGGGTAAAGAAAAATTTGACCGTTCGAAAACGCATGCTAACATTGGTACAATCGGACACGTTGACCATGGTAAAACTACATTAACTGCTGCAATCTCTACAGTTCTTCATAAGAAGTCTGGTAAAGGTACAGCTATGGCTTATGATCAAATCGATGGTGCTCCTGAAGAGCGTGAGCGTGGTATCACAATCTCAACTGCACAC contains the following coding sequences:
- the fusA gene encoding elongation factor G — translated: MAREFSLEKTRNIGIMAHIDAGKTTCTERILFYTGRIHKIGETHEGASQMDWMEQEQERGITITSAATTAQWKGHRINIIDTPGHVDFTVEVERSLRVLDGAVAVLDAQSGVEPQTETVWRQATTYGVPRVVFVNKMDKMGADFLYSVGTLHDRLAANAHPIQLPIGAEDDFNGIIDLVENVAYFYEDDLGTRTDAKEIPEEYKELAAEWRTKLIEGAAELDEELMMKYLEGEEITKEELKAAIRKATINVDFYPVVCGSAFKNKGVQLLLDAVLEYLPAPTDVPSIKGTLPDSEEEVTRESSDEAPFSALAFKVMTDPYVGKLTFFRVYSGTVNSGSYVLNSTKGKRERIGRILQMHANSREEISMVYSGDIAAAVGLKDTTTGDTLCEEKNAVILESMQFPEPVISLSVEPKSKADQDKMGMALSKLAEEDPTFKTHTDEETGQTIIAGMGELHLDIIVDRMRREFKVEANVGAPQVAYRETIRKSAKVEGKFVRQSGGRGQYGHVWIEFSPLEEGEGFVFENKIVGGVVPREYVPAVEAGIKESMQNGMLAGYPLLDLKATIFDGSYHDVDSNEMAFKIAGSMALKNARAHCSPAILEPMMRVEVVIPEEYMGDIMGDVTSRRGRVEGMEARGNAQVVRAMVPLSEMFGYATSLRSRTQGRGTYSMHFDHYEEVPKSISEEIIKKQTGQ
- the rpsG gene encoding 30S ribosomal protein S7, giving the protein MPRKGPVARRDVLPDPLYNSKLVTRLINRIMVDGKRGVAQTILYRAFDLVQERTGNNPMEVFEQAIKNIMPVLEVKARRVGGANYQVPIEVKPERRTTLGLRWLVNYSRLRGEKTMEERLANEIMDAANNTGAAVKKREDTHKMAEANKAFAHYRW
- the rpoC gene encoding DNA-directed RNA polymerase subunit beta' gives rise to the protein MIDVNNFEYMKIGLASPNKIRSWSRGEVKKPETINYRTLKPEKDGLFCERIFGPTKDWECHCGKYKRVRYKGVVCDRCGVEVTRAKVRRERMGHIELAAPVSHIWYFKGIPSRMGLVLDMSPRSLEEVIYFASYVVTDAGDTPLDTKQLLSEKEYRTYREKYGKGFTAQMGAEAIRKLLSDIDLEKEVDLLKEELVTAQGQRRTRAIKRLEVLEAFRNSGNEPSWMILDVLPVIPPELRPMVQLDGGRFATSDLNDLYRRVINRNNRLKRLLDLGAPNIIVQNEKRMLQEAVDALIDNGRRGRPVTGPGNRPLKSLSHMLKGKQGRFRQNLLGKRVDYSGRSVIVVGPHLQMYQCGLPKEMALELFKPFVMKELVAQGIAHNIKSAKRKVERVQPEVWDVLEEVIREHPVLLNRAPTLHRLGIQAFEPTLVEGRAIKLHPLVCTAYNADFDGDQMAVHVPLSAEAQAEARILMLAAQNILNPKDGKPVVTPSQDMVLGNYYLTLERKDAVGEGFVFKDTNEAIIAYQNGYVHLHTRVAIPVASLKKTTFTEEQQSQLLLTSVGKLIFNEILPETFPYINEPSMTNLQVATPERYIVPMNSDVKEIFRERDVVTPFKKGFLGNVIAEVFKIFKISETSKMLDRMKALGFKYSTKAGITVGVADIVVLPEKKEILADAELKVDRVVKQFRRGLITEEERYDRVISIWSAAKDIIQEKLMGTLDKLNPIFMMSDSGARGNASNFTQLAGMRGLMANPSGRIIELPIKSSFREGLTVLEYFISTHGARKGLADTALKTADSGYLTRRLVDVAQDVIVRDDDCGTDRGLEVAAIKDGTETIEGLYDRLVGRYIFKTLYHPETKEIIIRKNELISEDTAKEIEDAGITHVTIRSAFTCDTRHGVCKKCYGRNLATGSGVEVGEAVGIIAAQSIGEPGTQLTMRTFHTGGVAGDDITQGLPRIQELFEARNPKGQAVISEIDGKVIDVSDVTDKREVTVQGEIETRNYPIPYGARIKVAVGQEVLAGEELTEGSIDPKELLKVSGINGVQEYLLREVQKVYRMQGVEIGDKHVEVMVRQMLRKVRVIDAGDTEVLPGSLIEIQHFNDANKKVLVTGGQPATGRPVLLGITKASLETDSFLSAASFQETTRVLTDAAIKGKRDELLGLKENVIIGKLVPAGTGMQRYRNIDLAFAGQEEAGDSEVQEVEKEIVLHD
- the rpsL gene encoding 30S ribosomal protein S12; amino-acid sequence: MPTINQLVRKGRTDKVKKSDSPALNKGYNSFKKSQTNQSSPQKRGVCTRVGTMTPKKPNSALRKYARVRLTNGIEVTAYIPGIGHNLQEHSVVLIRGGRVKDLPGVRYHIVRGALDTAGVQNRMQGRSKYGTKRPKAAKK
- a CDS encoding 50S ribosomal protein L7ae-like protein gives rise to the protein MSYEKVAQAEEKVIGTKQTLKALEDGIVKELYVASDADYKVIYKVVALAEKKDVPTIKVQSMKKLGKACGIDVSAATVAILK